A genomic window from Megalobrama amblycephala isolate DHTTF-2021 linkage group LG2, ASM1881202v1, whole genome shotgun sequence includes:
- the LOC125252777 gene encoding uncharacterized protein LOC125252777 isoform X1, with protein sequence MDRLCSTIFLLITGALISNTFQVEELNVQLEPKNSTVCEGDSVTLNCTFQPAGKYKVKWYYSQTNLGCNSATDGIREKLRISTENNDNWSTFNIPSIKTNDSGWYFCKVTRDIPILMENCSDGIQVLVLEKPNVQLQPKNITVCEGDSVTLNCTFQTYGKHKVRLYYSQTNLDCNSATDEYVKSGLLLREIMTLGQHSSFLPSRPVTADGTSARLPEIFLFL encoded by the exons ATGGATCGGCTGTGCAGTACAATCTTTCTCTTAATCACAG GAGCTTTGATCAGTAATACTTTTCAAGTGGAAGAACTGAATGTCCAATTGGAACCAAAGAACAGCACAGTCTGTGAAGGAGACTCCGTCACACTCAACTGCACTTTTCAACCGGCTGGAAAGTACAAAGTGAAATGGTACTATAGCCAGACTAACTTAGGCTGTAACTCTGCAACAGACGGAATACGTGAAAAGTTGCGTATTAGTACAGAAAATAATGACAATTGGTCAACATTCAACATTCCTTCCATCAAGACCAATGACAGCGGATGGTACTTCTGCAAGGTTACGAGAGATATTCCTATTCTAATGGAAAACTGCAGTGATGGAATACAAGTTCTGGTCT TGGAAAAACCGAACGTCCAATTGCAACCAAAGaacatcacagtctgtgaaggAGACTCCGTCACACTCAACTGCACTTTTCAAACTTATGGAAAGCATAAAGTGAGGTTGTACTATAGCCAGACTAACTTAGACTGTAACTCTGCAACAGACGAATACGTGAAAAGTGGCTTATTACTACGGGAAATAATGACACTTGGTCAACATTCATCATTCCTTCCATCAAGACCAGTGACAGCGGATGGTACTTCTGCAAGGTTACCAGAGATATTCCTATTCTTGTAG
- the LOC125252777 gene encoding uncharacterized protein LOC125252777 isoform X2, producing the protein MAAGITPGALISNTFQVEELNVQLEPKNSTVCEGDSVTLNCTFQPAGKYKVKWYYSQTNLGCNSATDGIREKLRISTENNDNWSTFNIPSIKTNDSGWYFCKVTRDIPILMENCSDGIQVLVLEKPNVQLQPKNITVCEGDSVTLNCTFQTYGKHKVRLYYSQTNLDCNSATDEYVKSGLLLREIMTLGQHSSFLPSRPVTADGTSARLPEIFLFL; encoded by the exons ATGGCAGCTGGCATAACCCCGG GAGCTTTGATCAGTAATACTTTTCAAGTGGAAGAACTGAATGTCCAATTGGAACCAAAGAACAGCACAGTCTGTGAAGGAGACTCCGTCACACTCAACTGCACTTTTCAACCGGCTGGAAAGTACAAAGTGAAATGGTACTATAGCCAGACTAACTTAGGCTGTAACTCTGCAACAGACGGAATACGTGAAAAGTTGCGTATTAGTACAGAAAATAATGACAATTGGTCAACATTCAACATTCCTTCCATCAAGACCAATGACAGCGGATGGTACTTCTGCAAGGTTACGAGAGATATTCCTATTCTAATGGAAAACTGCAGTGATGGAATACAAGTTCTGGTCT TGGAAAAACCGAACGTCCAATTGCAACCAAAGaacatcacagtctgtgaaggAGACTCCGTCACACTCAACTGCACTTTTCAAACTTATGGAAAGCATAAAGTGAGGTTGTACTATAGCCAGACTAACTTAGACTGTAACTCTGCAACAGACGAATACGTGAAAAGTGGCTTATTACTACGGGAAATAATGACACTTGGTCAACATTCATCATTCCTTCCATCAAGACCAGTGACAGCGGATGGTACTTCTGCAAGGTTACCAGAGATATTCCTATTCTTGTAG